Part of the Woronichinia naegeliana WA131 genome, CGAGCTAATTCTTGTCTGATAAGCTTGAGCATCTAAGCCATCCCCTTCATTAGCGGTACTGGGATTGATCGCCTCTTGTAAGGCAACTACTCGGTTAGCGGTGTCAGGATGACTACTGAGAATTTCTATGCCTGAATTCCCTTGTCGCTGGAGTTTTTTCATAAAATTGACTATTCCAATCGGGGCATAACCGGCTCGAATTAAGTTGTTTAAGCCTAAACTATCTGCCTCTAGTTCATCTTCTCGGCTGGTAGGCAAGTTCACCGCAAATTGCACACCTAACCGCACAATAGTACTTCCTTGTAGTCCGGCAGCACTCATTAACCCTTGGGAAAGAGCGGCATCTCGCATCTGGGTGACAGCATGACGAGCCGTAATATGACCAATCTCATGGGCAATCACACTGGCAAGCTCGGCTTCATTATCAGCCGCTAGGATCGTTCCAGTATTAATATAAACGTAGCCCCCCATTGTAGCAAAGGCATTAATCGCTCGATCATCCACGACTTGAAAGGTGTAGGGGATGTCAGGTCTCTCGCTGGACTGGGCTAAACGCTGACCAATCTCATTCACGTAACGATTTAAGCTGCGGTTGCGAGAGGGACGAAATTGTCCTTGTTGAACTAATTGTTGATTAATTTGCTGGCCAAATCGGACTTCTTGCTGATCTGACAGGTTCGATAATTGTAAAACTTGTATTCCCTGAAAGAATAATTGCATCCAGGATTGACTATAACTTGGTTGGGCTGTTGTTAAAACAAGACTAAAGGTTGTTATTCCAGCGATCGCCCAGGATATACACCGTTGACGGAAACGATTAACTGCCATCTTTCTCTGCTAAAAATATGTCCTATCCTTTAGTATATAGAGACTAAAACAGAGCTAGATCGCCATAAGGGACAGTTACTGACCTCTCACACTGGAATTTTGATAGACATAAAAATTGAAAAGATCGAATACGCCGCCCACAAAACTACAGGTGGCTCCAATTACCAATAGTCCAGGTAAAGGGGAGCCATTGCCAAAGATCGTGAGGAATTCGACCAGGCTACTGTTGCCAATCTGACCAATAAAGGCAATCCAAGGCAGATAACTGATCAACCAGAGGCTGGCCATTAACCCGATCATTAATAGGACAGGAGTGGTAAAACTCATGACAGTCGTGAGTATTAGCGAACATAGTAACTTAGACACAAGACACCTCTCCTAGGGAATGGATGGACTTTATGAGATTACTTGACTGCTCAAATAAGATAACTTAACCTTAGCTGCTCTTTTCTAATTTGGCACAGATAGTTATAAATCTTAAATCTTTATTAAAAAGTTGAGCGAATGCAGATAAAGACTTGTAAAAATCCACATAAAAAAACATGGAACGTTATAAATCTCAACATTGATAGGCAATATTCATGATTTCATGAGAAAAAATGTAACAGTTCTTTGCAAGCACGACTTGGAAGGTTAAAAGAGTTGTCCAATCTGAGATAATAATGAGAGAGTCAACACACCTGATCATGGAATAACGAAGTATAACGGGGTTAATCGGAGCAAAAAGAATCTTGTCGATAAGAGAATTCCCTCCTTTTTTTGCTACAATCGTTATTGAGTTTCAAACCGCGTAGGTTGCGCGATTGTTGGAGTTGACAAGTTTTGATACGTCACAACTCGATTCTCAGTTCGAGACTCTTAAAAAGGCTCGCGCTGGGGAGCAGTTTACCAGAGATAATGGGGTCGTATTGCACTCAAATACCAATGTTGCCGAAGGTATCCTGCAAGAAGGGAGGATTTTGAACTCCCCGCCTCCTTGTTTTTTAAAAAACAAAGGAAATATTGCTAGAACGGACTCGGAAGTTTCCAGTAATTGATACCACAAGGAAGTTGATTATTGGAGGCGAAAACGGACAAAGGCAAGTCCCAGACCCTAGAACCAAGGAAGCGTAAGCCTCCATCGGTCAATCGGGGAGCGAATATAAAGCAGTTGACGCTGTTTAACTTCGGTTAACTCCGTTTTCCGTGTGCCTCACACCTTAATATCCTAAGATTTGATGGTGACTATCTAGGGCTTGCTGAATAAGTATAGAACCCTTGCCAGATAATGCTTTCAAGCATTTTAAAAACGATCAGGTGCAAGGTTATGGCCTTTGGAGGCTCAAAGCCCATGCACGTCGTTGGAAAACTGGGGGTTGAAATTGGAAACAACTCTCTGAAGTCACCATTTTTCGCGTCCTGTGGCATCTAGGTTCGTTTTGTGGACTTTTTCAGCAGACCCTATCTAAAACAAAATTGGCTCAATCCTGATTAAAAAACTCCCTAACTGACGTAAAAAATACACAATTAAGGAGAAGCGGGTCTATTACTTACACAAAAAGCAGAAACCTAAAGTTTTGTTCCGCATTCTGGGCAGAAATGGTTATTGGGTGGGTTTTTCGCGCCACAGGTATGACAAACGACTAACTGAGAGGATGATTGACTGGGAGGTAGTTCAGGCAGACCAAGCATTTGGGCATTACTTTTCCCTGGAGCCACCATCGGATAACAATTTTCATCCCGCTTAACTTTGACATCTAGAATGCAAGGGCCATCGTGAGCTAACATTTCAGCGATCGCCCCA contains:
- a CDS encoding M48 family metallopeptidase, translating into MAVNRFRQRCISWAIAGITTFSLVLTTAQPSYSQSWMQLFFQGIQVLQLSNLSDQQEVRFGQQINQQLVQQGQFRPSRNRSLNRYVNEIGQRLAQSSERPDIPYTFQVVDDRAINAFATMGGYVYINTGTILAADNEAELASVIAHEIGHITARHAVTQMRDAALSQGLMSAAGLQGSTIVRLGVQFAVNLPTSREDELEADSLGLNNLIRAGYAPIGIVNFMKKLQRQGNSGIEILSSHPDTANRVVALQEAINPSTANEGDGLDAQAYQTRISSRR